Proteins from a single region of Streptomyces glaucescens:
- a CDS encoding ABC transporter substrate-binding protein, with translation MATLHSSSRRRTVAALATAGALSLAVGCSGSDESATGGGKKDGKVVITMGMYGVMGFKETGLLEQYEKENPNVDIKAEIAGDEQTYYTALQTRLAGGKGLKDIQGIEIGRAKEIVDTQADKFADFADVPGTDHFLPWKQSQITTEDGKVLGLGTDIGPMAVCYRKDYFEQAGLPTDREEVAKLWEGDWKKYVEVGRTFKKDFKGGDVAYMDAASGLFNAMVYGYPEQYYNAEGDLIYDKNPAVKEAWNLAADAAEAGLTAKLRQFQPGWDPGLANGTFATAVCPAWMLGHIGEKAGEANKGKWDVAKAPKGANWGGSFLGVVEQSPVKEEAKKLVAWLTAPEQQAHIFKKQGSVPSSQQALESPEVKQVTSEYFDNAPIGEIFGAAAQEIPDKQVLGRKDGTIKDTFSQGLTLIEQQGTARDEAWETTAERIEKAVG, from the coding sequence ATGGCAACCCTGCACAGCTCCTCGCGCAGAAGAACCGTCGCGGCCCTCGCCACCGCCGGGGCGCTCTCGCTGGCCGTCGGCTGCAGCGGCAGCGACGAGTCCGCGACCGGCGGAGGCAAGAAGGACGGCAAGGTCGTCATCACCATGGGCATGTACGGGGTGATGGGCTTCAAGGAGACCGGCCTGCTGGAGCAGTACGAGAAGGAGAACCCGAACGTCGACATCAAGGCCGAGATAGCCGGCGACGAGCAGACGTACTACACGGCGCTCCAGACCCGGCTCGCCGGCGGCAAGGGCCTGAAGGACATCCAAGGCATCGAGATCGGCCGCGCCAAGGAGATCGTCGACACCCAGGCCGACAAGTTCGCGGACTTCGCCGACGTGCCGGGCACCGACCACTTCCTGCCGTGGAAGCAGTCCCAGATCACCACCGAGGACGGCAAGGTGCTGGGCCTCGGCACCGACATCGGCCCGATGGCCGTCTGTTACCGCAAGGACTACTTCGAGCAGGCGGGACTGCCCACCGACCGCGAGGAGGTCGCCAAGCTGTGGGAGGGCGACTGGAAGAAGTACGTCGAGGTCGGCCGCACCTTCAAGAAGGACTTCAAGGGCGGTGACGTGGCGTACATGGACGCGGCCAGCGGCCTGTTCAACGCCATGGTCTACGGCTACCCCGAGCAGTACTACAACGCCGAGGGCGACCTGATCTACGACAAGAACCCGGCCGTCAAGGAGGCCTGGAACCTCGCCGCCGACGCGGCCGAGGCCGGTCTGACCGCCAAGCTCCGCCAGTTCCAGCCCGGCTGGGACCCGGGCCTGGCCAACGGCACGTTCGCCACCGCCGTCTGCCCGGCCTGGATGCTGGGCCACATCGGCGAGAAGGCGGGCGAGGCCAACAAGGGCAAGTGGGACGTCGCCAAGGCACCGAAGGGCGCCAACTGGGGCGGTTCCTTCCTCGGCGTGGTCGAGCAGAGCCCGGTCAAGGAGGAGGCCAAGAAGCTCGTCGCCTGGCTGACCGCGCCGGAGCAGCAGGCCCACATCTTCAAGAAGCAGGGCAGCGTCCCCTCCTCGCAGCAGGCCCTGGAGAGCCCCGAGGTCAAGCAGGTCACCTCGGAGTACTTCGACAACGCCCCGATCGGCGAGATCTTCGGCGCCGCGGCCCAGGAGATCCCCGACAAGCAGGTCCTCGGCCGTAAGGACGGCACCATCAAGGACACCTTCTCGCAGGGCCTGACGCTGATCGAGCAGCAGGGCACCGCACGCGACGAGGCGTGGGAGACCACCGCGGAGCGCATCGAGAAGGCGGTCGGCTGA
- a CDS encoding carbohydrate ABC transporter permease → MPAVATSTTHARRRGALLHRIDVKGAPYAFVAPFFVVFAAFSFYPLVYTSWISLHRVELATLDVMEWVAFDNYVELWNDSRFWNALGNTITIGVISTVPQLLMALGLAHLLNYRMRGSLFFRVASLVPYATSVGAAALVFTMLFERDFGMINWALGAVGLDPVDWEADKWPAQIAISTIVIWRWTGYNALLYLAAMQAIPADRYEAAAIDGASRWKQFTHVTVPGIRSTIVFTIVLSTIGATQLFGEPLIFGQGPNGVSGGADNQYQTLGLLLYEEGWKNYQMGRSATVAWAMFLLLVLVFVAQRLIRRLRSARTS, encoded by the coding sequence ATCCCTGCGGTGGCCACCTCCACCACCCACGCCCGACGCCGCGGCGCGCTGCTGCACCGCATCGACGTCAAGGGCGCCCCGTACGCGTTCGTCGCGCCGTTCTTCGTCGTCTTCGCCGCCTTCAGCTTCTACCCCCTCGTCTACACGTCGTGGATCTCCCTGCACCGGGTCGAACTGGCCACCCTGGACGTCATGGAGTGGGTGGCGTTCGACAACTACGTCGAGCTGTGGAACGACAGCCGGTTCTGGAACGCGCTGGGGAACACCATCACCATCGGCGTCATCTCCACGGTGCCGCAGCTGCTGATGGCGCTCGGCCTGGCCCACCTGCTCAACTACCGGATGCGCGGCTCGCTGTTCTTCCGCGTCGCCTCGCTCGTGCCGTACGCCACCTCGGTCGGTGCCGCCGCCCTGGTCTTCACCATGCTCTTCGAGCGCGACTTCGGGATGATCAACTGGGCGCTCGGCGCGGTCGGTCTCGACCCGGTGGACTGGGAGGCCGACAAGTGGCCCGCCCAGATCGCGATCTCCACCATCGTGATCTGGCGCTGGACCGGTTACAACGCACTGCTCTACCTGGCCGCCATGCAGGCCATCCCCGCCGACCGCTACGAGGCCGCCGCCATCGACGGCGCCTCCCGCTGGAAGCAGTTCACCCACGTCACCGTGCCGGGGATCCGCTCCACCATCGTCTTCACCATCGTGCTCTCCACGATCGGCGCCACCCAGCTCTTCGGTGAGCCGCTGATCTTCGGCCAGGGGCCCAACGGGGTGTCCGGCGGCGCCGACAACCAGTACCAGACGCTCGGGCTGCTGCTGTACGAGGAGGGCTGGAAGAACTACCAGATGGGCCGCTCGGCGACCGTCGCCTGGGCGATGTTCCTGCTGCTCGTCCTCGTCTTCGTGGCACAGCGCCTGATCCGGCGTCTGCGCTCGGCCCGAACGTCCTGA
- a CDS encoding carbohydrate ABC transporter permease, producing the protein MTTESLPVRADAPVRTPARKTTTRGGRRLLRQGAGRQHHAGPLSYVLLAITAILSIFPLYWTMVAASTDNTRVSQTPPPFLPGPNLFSNLARAWDEAAMGKAMINSTIVAGVIALSTVMFATLAGFAFAKLRFKGRNVLLMLVIGTMMVPPQLGVVPLFMMMSELGWSQQLPAVIFPTLVSAVGVFFMRQYLSEALPDELVEAGRVDGAHSLRIFWSIVLPVARPAMAVLFMITFVHAWNDFFWPFVVLDMTNPTVPVALTQLSAGYIRDQSLIMAGALLGTLPLLVMFIVFGRQIVSGIMQGAVKG; encoded by the coding sequence ATGACCACCGAAAGCCTCCCGGTCCGGGCGGACGCCCCGGTCCGGACCCCCGCCAGGAAGACCACCACCCGCGGTGGCCGCCGGCTGCTGCGCCAGGGCGCCGGACGCCAGCACCACGCCGGACCGCTCTCCTACGTCCTCCTCGCGATCACCGCGATCCTGTCGATCTTCCCGCTGTACTGGACGATGGTGGCGGCCTCCACCGACAACACCCGCGTCAGCCAGACCCCGCCGCCCTTCCTGCCCGGCCCGAACCTGTTCAGCAACCTCGCCCGCGCCTGGGACGAGGCGGCGATGGGCAAGGCCATGATCAACAGCACCATCGTGGCCGGGGTCATCGCCCTGTCCACGGTGATGTTCGCGACGCTCGCCGGGTTCGCCTTCGCCAAGCTCCGCTTCAAGGGCCGCAACGTCCTGCTCATGCTGGTGATCGGTACCATGATGGTGCCGCCGCAGCTCGGTGTCGTCCCGCTGTTCATGATGATGTCGGAGCTGGGCTGGTCTCAGCAGCTCCCCGCGGTCATCTTCCCGACCCTGGTGAGCGCGGTCGGCGTCTTCTTCATGCGCCAGTACCTGTCCGAGGCGCTGCCGGACGAACTGGTCGAGGCCGGCCGCGTCGACGGCGCGCACTCGCTGCGGATCTTCTGGAGCATCGTGCTGCCGGTCGCCCGCCCCGCGATGGCCGTGCTGTTCATGATCACGTTCGTGCACGCCTGGAACGACTTCTTCTGGCCGTTCGTGGTGCTCGACATGACCAACCCGACCGTGCCCGTCGCCCTCACCCAGCTCAGCGCCGGCTACATCCGCGACCAGTCCCTGATCATGGCGGGCGCGCTGCTCGGCACCCTGCCCCTGCTGGTGATGTTCATCGTCTTCGGCCGGCAGATCGTCAGCGGCATCATGCAGGGCGCCGTCAAGGGCTGA
- a CDS encoding GH1 family beta-glucosidase: MVTAAQQQTASAPDASRTFPRGFLWGTATAAYQIEGAAAEDGRTPSIWDTYARTPGRVRNGDTGDIATDHYHRWREDVALMAELGVGAYRFSLAWPRIQPTGRGPAVQKGLDFYRRLVDDLLDKGIQPVATLYHWDLPQDLEDAGGWPERVTAERFAEYAALAADALGDRVRTWTTLNEPWCSAFLGYASGVHAPGRTDPVAALRAAHHLNLGHGLAVQALRDRLRADARCSVTLNIHHVRPRTGSDEDADAARRIDALANRVFTSPMLRGAYPEDLFKDTAALTDWSFVRDGDLAAAHQPLDFLGVNYYSPTLVSRADGSGTHSADGHGRSAYSPWPGADDVAFHQPPGDTTAMGWAIDPSGLYELLRRLSSDFPHLPLVITENGAAFHDYADPEGNVNDPERIDYLRGHLAAVHDAIRDGADVRGYFLWSLLDNFEWAHGYSKRFGAVYVDYPTGTRIPKASARWYAQVARTGVLPGA; the protein is encoded by the coding sequence GTGGTCACCGCAGCACAGCAGCAGACCGCGTCCGCCCCGGACGCCTCCCGCACCTTCCCGAGAGGCTTCCTCTGGGGCACCGCGACCGCCGCGTACCAGATCGAGGGCGCCGCCGCCGAGGACGGCCGCACCCCGTCCATCTGGGACACCTACGCCCGCACCCCGGGCCGGGTGCGCAACGGCGACACCGGTGACATCGCCACCGACCACTACCACCGGTGGCGCGAGGACGTCGCCCTCATGGCCGAACTCGGCGTCGGCGCCTACCGCTTCTCCCTCGCCTGGCCGCGCATCCAGCCCACCGGCCGCGGCCCCGCCGTGCAGAAGGGACTGGACTTCTACCGGCGTCTCGTCGACGACCTGCTGGACAAGGGCATCCAGCCCGTCGCCACCCTCTACCACTGGGACCTGCCGCAGGACCTGGAGGACGCGGGCGGCTGGCCGGAACGGGTCACCGCCGAACGGTTCGCCGAGTACGCCGCCCTCGCCGCCGACGCCCTCGGCGACCGGGTACGGACCTGGACCACCCTCAACGAGCCCTGGTGCAGCGCCTTCCTCGGCTACGCCTCCGGCGTGCACGCGCCCGGCCGCACCGACCCGGTGGCCGCGCTGCGCGCCGCCCACCACCTCAACCTCGGCCACGGTCTGGCCGTACAGGCCCTGCGCGACCGGCTCCGCGCGGACGCCCGCTGCTCGGTCACCCTCAACATCCACCACGTCCGCCCCCGCACGGGCAGCGACGAGGACGCCGACGCCGCCCGCCGGATCGACGCCCTGGCCAACCGGGTCTTCACCAGCCCGATGCTGCGCGGCGCCTACCCGGAGGACCTGTTCAAGGACACCGCCGCGCTGACCGACTGGTCGTTCGTCCGCGACGGCGACCTGGCGGCGGCCCACCAGCCGCTGGACTTCCTCGGCGTCAACTACTACTCGCCCACCCTCGTCTCCCGGGCCGACGGCAGCGGCACCCACTCCGCCGACGGGCACGGCAGGAGCGCGTACAGCCCGTGGCCGGGCGCCGACGACGTCGCCTTCCACCAGCCGCCGGGCGACACCACCGCCATGGGCTGGGCCATCGACCCGAGCGGACTGTACGAGCTGCTGCGGCGGCTGTCGTCCGACTTCCCGCACCTGCCGCTGGTCATCACCGAGAACGGCGCGGCCTTCCACGACTACGCCGACCCCGAGGGCAACGTCAACGACCCGGAGCGGATCGACTACCTCCGCGGCCACCTGGCCGCCGTGCACGACGCGATCAGGGACGGCGCCGACGTGCGCGGCTACTTCCTCTGGTCGCTGCTGGACAACTTCGAATGGGCCCACGGATACAGCAAGCGCTTCGGCGCCGTGTACGTGGACTACCCGACCGGTACGCGCATCCCCAAGGCCAGCGCACGCTGGTACGCCCAGGTCGCGCGCACCGGCGTCCTCCCCGGCGCCTGA
- a CDS encoding MerR family transcriptional regulator, whose product MFTIGDFARHGRVSVRMLRHYDATGLLRPAHVDPVSGYRYYTAAQLARLNRVIALKDLGFTLQQVGDILDEKVGAGELRGMLRLRRAELETDMAAARARLVQVEARLRAIESEGHMPTNDVVVKSVPAVRVAELTATAESYEPEHIGPVIGPLYDELFRLLDAAGVTPTGPGIASYEDAPEGGGRIRVHAAVQVSAPLGDGDFRVLDLPALDRAATIVHRGSMDAVLPTAQTLAHWIDTHGYRTTGYPREVTLECPENRADWVTELQAPVAQD is encoded by the coding sequence ATGTTCACCATCGGAGACTTCGCCCGCCACGGTCGCGTCTCGGTCCGGATGCTGCGTCACTACGACGCCACCGGGCTGCTGCGTCCCGCCCATGTCGATCCCGTCAGCGGCTACCGGTACTACACGGCCGCCCAACTGGCCCGCCTCAACCGCGTCATCGCGCTCAAGGACCTCGGCTTCACCCTCCAGCAGGTCGGGGACATCCTGGACGAGAAGGTCGGCGCCGGGGAACTGCGGGGCATGCTGCGCCTGCGCCGGGCCGAACTGGAGACGGACATGGCGGCGGCACGGGCGCGGCTGGTCCAGGTCGAGGCGAGGCTCCGAGCGATCGAGAGCGAGGGGCACATGCCCACGAACGACGTCGTCGTCAAGAGCGTTCCCGCCGTACGGGTGGCCGAGCTGACCGCGACCGCCGAGAGCTACGAACCGGAGCACATCGGCCCCGTCATCGGCCCCCTCTACGACGAGCTGTTCCGGCTCCTGGACGCGGCCGGCGTCACCCCCACCGGGCCCGGTATCGCCTCCTACGAGGACGCGCCGGAGGGCGGCGGCAGGATCAGGGTCCACGCCGCCGTCCAGGTCTCCGCGCCGCTGGGCGACGGCGACTTCCGGGTCCTCGACCTGCCCGCGCTCGACCGGGCGGCGACCATCGTGCACCGCGGCTCGATGGACGCCGTACTGCCGACGGCCCAGACGCTCGCCCACTGGATCGACACCCACGGCTACCGGACCACGGGATACCCCCGTGAGGTCACCCTGGAGTGCCCCGAGAACCGTGCCGACTGGGTGACGGAACTCCAGGCGCCGGTCGCCCAGGACTGA
- the rox gene encoding rifampin monooxygenase — protein MIDVIIVGAGPTGLMLACELRLHGVRALMLEKLTEPTRQSRGRGLHTRSVEVMDQRGLLDRFLAVSEQFKVGGLFAGMAKPWPDRLDTAHPYGLATAQTDTERLLTERAVELGAEIRRGCELAVLSQDEHGVTAELTDGTRLRSRYLVGCDGGRSTVRKQLGVGFPGEPAEVETLLGDMEVTEDAATIAAAVEEVRKTQLRFGAIPDVDGNKGVYRIVVPAEGVSGDRTAPPTLDDFRRQLRAYAGTDFGVHSPRWLSRFGDATRQAERYRVGRVLLAGDAAHVHPPAGGQGLNLGVQDAFNLGWKLAAEVNGWAPEGLLDTYHSERHPVGAQVLSNTRAQMALMGDDPRSTALRGLFSKLLDFEEVNRYVTEMITAVGVRYDFGEGHELLGRRLRDVALERGRLYELTHRGRGLLLDRTGRLSVAGWADRVDHVVDACEELDVPAVLLRPDGHVAWVGADQRDLEDRLARWFGTAG, from the coding sequence GTGATCGACGTGATCATTGTCGGTGCCGGACCGACCGGCCTCATGCTGGCCTGCGAACTCCGGCTGCACGGCGTGCGCGCGCTCATGCTGGAGAAGCTGACGGAGCCGACCCGGCAGTCCCGGGGGCGGGGCCTGCACACGCGCAGCGTCGAGGTGATGGACCAGCGGGGGCTGCTCGACCGGTTCCTCGCGGTCAGCGAACAGTTCAAGGTGGGCGGTCTCTTCGCCGGCATGGCCAAACCGTGGCCCGACCGGCTGGACACCGCGCACCCCTACGGCCTCGCGACCGCGCAGACCGACACCGAGCGGCTGCTCACCGAGCGCGCCGTCGAACTCGGCGCCGAGATCCGGCGCGGCTGCGAACTGGCCGTGCTGAGCCAGGACGAGCACGGTGTGACGGCCGAACTGACCGACGGCACACGGCTGCGCTCGCGCTACCTCGTCGGCTGCGACGGCGGCCGCAGCACGGTGCGCAAGCAGCTGGGAGTCGGTTTCCCCGGCGAACCCGCGGAGGTCGAGACGCTCCTGGGGGACATGGAGGTGACCGAGGACGCGGCGACGATCGCCGCCGCCGTCGAGGAGGTCCGCAAGACCCAGCTGCGGTTCGGTGCCATCCCCGACGTGGACGGGAACAAGGGGGTGTACCGCATCGTCGTACCCGCCGAAGGGGTGTCCGGGGACCGGACGGCGCCGCCGACGCTCGACGACTTCAGGCGGCAGCTGCGGGCGTACGCCGGCACCGACTTCGGAGTGCACTCACCGCGCTGGCTGTCCCGGTTCGGTGACGCCACCCGGCAGGCCGAGCGCTACCGGGTCGGCCGGGTGCTGCTGGCCGGCGACGCGGCGCACGTCCACCCGCCGGCCGGTGGGCAGGGGCTCAACCTGGGCGTCCAGGACGCGTTCAACCTCGGCTGGAAGCTGGCCGCCGAGGTGAACGGCTGGGCGCCGGAGGGGCTGCTGGACACCTACCACTCGGAACGTCACCCGGTCGGTGCGCAGGTGCTGTCCAACACGCGTGCGCAGATGGCGCTGATGGGGGACGATCCCAGGTCGACGGCGTTGCGGGGACTGTTCTCGAAGCTGCTGGACTTCGAGGAGGTGAACCGCTACGTGACCGAGATGATCACCGCTGTCGGAGTGCGCTACGACTTCGGTGAGGGCCATGAACTGCTGGGCCGGCGCCTGCGGGACGTGGCCCTTGAGCGGGGGCGCCTGTACGAGCTGACGCACCGGGGCCGCGGGCTGTTGCTCGACCGGACCGGCCGCCTCTCGGTGGCGGGCTGGGCGGACCGGGTCGACCATGTCGTCGACGCCTGCGAGGAACTCGACGTGCCCGCGGTGCTGTTGCGTCCGGACGGTCATGTGGCGTGGGTCGGCGCGGACCAGCGGGACCTGGAGGACCGGCTGGCCCGGTGGTTCGGTACCGCCGGCTGA
- a CDS encoding nuclear transport factor 2 family protein, translating into MSVKSTVTEASSAPQQTVAEATRAVVEEFLAARLAGDTAKLVRLFADEVDWQLAENPGVPWIRPRSTAAECAAQAEELTAYTVPEDARASVHTFLVDGTDAVLAGHLSGTVRATGKSFEGPFALHLTVENGRITRHHLYENSRSIAEACAP; encoded by the coding sequence ATGTCCGTGAAGAGCACCGTTACCGAGGCGTCGTCGGCCCCCCAGCAGACGGTCGCGGAGGCCACCCGGGCCGTCGTGGAAGAGTTCCTCGCGGCCCGGCTGGCCGGGGACACCGCGAAACTCGTCCGGCTCTTCGCCGACGAAGTCGACTGGCAGCTCGCCGAGAACCCCGGCGTGCCGTGGATCCGCCCGCGGTCCACCGCCGCCGAGTGCGCCGCGCAGGCCGAGGAGCTGACGGCGTACACCGTGCCCGAGGACGCGCGTGCCTCCGTCCACACGTTCCTCGTCGACGGGACCGACGCCGTGCTGGCGGGACACCTGTCGGGCACCGTACGGGCGACGGGGAAGTCCTTCGAGGGGCCGTTCGCGCTGCACCTGACCGTCGAGAACGGCCGCATCACCCGGCACCACCTCTACGAGAACAGCCGGTCGATCGCCGAGGCCTGCGCCCCGTAG